A DNA window from Candidatus Eisenbacteria bacterium contains the following coding sequences:
- a CDS encoding transketolase has translation MRSAPLPRPVGHCRFPRLQSTASARGGFVSPITLSSAELEAAHRAGRLEWPADRLAAKALEIRRDIITLLAKSQTGHTGGPLSCTDFATALFFNELNIDPKNPKWADRDFWHFSIGHVTPVIYSQMAERGYFPLRDLMKFRAFDGHCQGHPSAHDTPGIEVSAGSLGQGLSICCGVAKGAKMDGHPRRVYCVMGDGEQQEGQIWESAMFAAHYKLDNLCGIIDYNRKQIDGDVQDIMGIAPLDEKWRSFGWNVIPCKGHDMADVLAAFAKARAHRGSPSLVLAHTVMGEGVSFMADDYKWHGKPPKMDQAELALKELGTSYAEWSERLLAH, from the coding sequence ATGCGCTCGGCGCCATTGCCTCGTCCGGTGGGGCATTGTAGGTTTCCGCGGCTGCAATCCACCGCATCCGCCCGAGGAGGCTTCGTGTCCCCGATCACGCTCTCGTCCGCCGAGCTCGAGGCCGCGCATCGCGCCGGACGGCTCGAGTGGCCGGCCGACAGACTCGCGGCCAAGGCGCTCGAAATCCGCCGCGACATCATCACGTTGCTCGCCAAGTCGCAGACCGGTCACACCGGCGGCCCGCTCTCCTGCACCGACTTCGCGACCGCACTGTTCTTCAACGAACTGAACATCGATCCGAAGAATCCGAAGTGGGCCGACCGCGACTTCTGGCACTTCTCGATCGGGCACGTGACGCCGGTCATCTACTCGCAGATGGCGGAACGCGGCTACTTCCCGCTGCGCGACCTCATGAAGTTCCGCGCCTTCGACGGCCACTGCCAGGGACACCCCTCGGCGCATGACACGCCCGGCATCGAAGTGTCGGCCGGCTCGCTCGGCCAGGGACTCTCGATCTGCTGCGGTGTGGCGAAGGGCGCCAAGATGGATGGCCATCCGCGGCGCGTGTACTGCGTGATGGGAGATGGCGAGCAGCAGGAAGGGCAGATCTGGGAGTCCGCGATGTTCGCCGCGCACTACAAGCTCGACAACCTGTGCGGCATCATCGACTACAACCGTAAGCAGATCGACGGCGACGTCCAGGACATCATGGGGATCGCGCCGCTCGACGAGAAGTGGCGATCGTTCGGCTGGAACGTGATCCCGTGCAAGGGGCACGACATGGCGGACGTGCTCGCGGCGTTCGCGAAAGCGCGCGCGCATCGTGGCTCGCCGAGTCTGGTGCTCGCGCACACCGTGATGGGAGAGGGCGTCTCGTTCATGGCGGACGACTACAAGTGGCACGGCAAGCCGCCCAAGATGGATCAGGCCGAGCTGGCGCTGAAGGAGCTCGGCACGAGCTACGCGGAATGGTCCGAGCGCCTGCTCGCCCACTGA